aaaattaaaattcaaagatTTAACATATAAATTACAGAAAAGGGTATTCACTGACAAAGCATATTTTGAAagcatattttttctatatattccaCCATTATAATCACAAAGTTTATAGATAATAATTCAATGTTAGGAACTTTGTGActaatgaacagtatgaagatgaaacaaaattgaaactaaattgatgttaaagaaaagctGTGTCTATAAAATACttgataaaaatattcatctGTATTAACATTATAACATAGAGGTATATATTACCAAACTATGAAACCATATAGGGCAGCTTTATGCAATACTCTGAGActctttttttccatcttcttttttgACCTCTTCtcttttgattatttcttttccaatttcagctttgctttcatcttttacatctcctccatcttcttttccattttctttctcttttccttttttctttttttcatcttccttctcATTTCCACCATCATCCCTTTTTCTATCTTCATCCTTTTTTCCAgcttctcccttttttccatctcttttatcttttccatcttcagattctttgccatcttctcctttccctttcccatcttcattctcttttttatctcttttttctttttcatcttcttcctctttaccatcttctcctttccctttcttatCTTTACCCTCTTTTCCATCTCCagtttctttcttgtcttcttcctcttttccatcttcatcttttttttcatcttctttcccttttccatctTTGTCCTCCTCTacatcttttcctttcacttcttccTTATTTTGATCTCCATCTCCTTTTTGatcttctttttcatcttcttttccatcttttgccattgcctctttcttttcttctccttcttctttgatatcttcaattttttcttcttttatttcctctatttctctttcaGGAACTGGTGCCTATAATGAACATAGAACAAAAAACAAGACTATATTTGTAAATATGGAACCAAGACAGAATTATAGCTATCTTATTAAAGAAAGTACTTTCCCTGTGGAAAAGGCCTCCTAAACAACATGTCATAAGGAAGTATTATATGAAATAGGATTAATTAAAGTATCTCTACATAATCATGCACAAATAGATATTTGGaacaataaatttggaaaaacctattcatataaataattttcattacaAATATGAGGAAACAgagtaaatacagaaaaaaatgacatattcTCTATCAATAATTCTCAATGAgtggtatacacatatacaaaatatatttcttgaagaaataatacattttatttctatattggTGATATTTAGTTTTACTTTGTAAAAAGTTAGTTGAAAAGTCTTTTACCAGATATCATAGGATCAGTTACAAAGATTTTCCCTATATGCACAGGTTTGCTTTATAGATTTGGCATTAAAtcccattttcattgttttaattataatattgaaAAATGTGATAAGATAAATATGCAAAGCAAGATCtattggaaaaataaacatactGATTTGCTTTGCAATCTGAAGAGGGAAAAAGACTCATATGATCTTGAAAAGGCATTTATAAATAGCCCATGTACTGACAAAAGGAATAGAGGATCAGTCTATATTTAACAGGACAGTCATTAGATTATCAAGTCATGATCACTGGCATTGTTCTATTAATATCAGTGCTAACCCACTGCTCCCATACCCATTCctgaaaattctcaaatattaaattcattttctttctttttctcttatttaccaCTATACTATATGCTGTACACAGAATGTATGtgtccctcaaaattcatatgatgAAACCTAAtttccaatgtgatggtatttggaggtgaggTCAGTGAGAGGTGATTAGGTTATGAGGGTAGAGCCCTCATGAAAGGGATTTATATCCTTAtaaaagaggccccagagagctCTCTCACCCTTTCTATGGTGtcaggacacagcaagaagactgCTATCCATAGACCACGAAGCAGgtcctctgttcagttcagttcagttaagtcattcagtcgtgtctgactctttgcgaccccatgaaccacagcacaccaggccaccctgtccatcaccaactcctggaagttacccaaaatcatgtccattgaatcagtgataccatccaaccatttcatcctctgttgtccccttctcctcctgccttcaatcttccccagcatcagggtcttttcaaatgagtcagcacttcgcatcaggtggccaaagtattggagtttcagcttcaacatcagtccttccaatgaacagccaggactgatctcctttaggatggactggttggatctccttgcagtccaagggactctgaagagtcttttccaacaccacagttcaaaagcatcaattctttggcgctcagctttccttatagtccagctctcacacccatacatgaccactggaaaacctatagccttgactagatggacctttgttgatgaagtaacgtctctgctttttaatatgctatctaggttggtcaaaactttctttccaaggagttagagtcataatttcatggctgcaatcaccatctacagtgattttggagccccccaaaataaagtcagccactgtttctactgtttccccatctatttgccatgaagtgatgggactgtatgccatgatcttagttttctgaatgttgagctttaagccaactttttcactcttctctttcactttcatcaagaggctttttagttcttcttcttcactttctgcaataagggtggtgtcattggcatatctgaggttattgatatttctcccggcagtctttattccagcttgtgtttcttccagcccagcatttctcatgatgtactctgcatataagttaaataagcagggtgacaatatacagccttgacgtactccttttcctatttggaaccagtctgttgttccatgtccagttctaactcttgcttcctgacctgcatacagatttctcaagaggcaggtcaggtgatctggtattcccatctctttcagaattttccacagtttattgtgatccacatgtcaaaggctttggcatagtcaataaagcagaaatagatgtttttctggaactcttttgcttttttgatgatccagcagatgttggcaatttgatctctggttcctctgccttttctaaaaccagcttgaacatttggaagttcacagttcacctactgttgaagccgggcttggagaattttgagcattactttactagtgtgtgagatgagtgcaattgtgcaggtcCTCAGCAGATACCAAAAATGttggtaccttgatcttggacttcccagcctttagaactaaaggagaaataaatttctgctatttataagccacccagtctgtggtgttttgttacagcagcctgaacagactaagacactATGGAGACATACTCATTTAATGTTTCTCAGCTTTTAAACTACAAGGCAAACAAGATTTCTTTCAGTTGAACCCATTGTTAAACTTTCAAATGGACAAATTGGAATATACCTCTATAATTTTGGCCCCTCCATTTTCAGCAGTTTCGTTGTTGTAGTCTTTAACATCTTCTTTCTTGGTTTCAGCTATGGTTTTGGCACTTGCATCTGTGTTTTTCCCCATCATATCAtttttggtcttcattttctgtccagcagcacacaaaaaataaaaagataaatacacaaTTTAATTGGTATGTTGATTAAATGGGACAATTATTTTACCAACTGTTGTAACAGTTTATGGAAAAGCTTTAAAATACTTTCAGTGCCATTATAAACTTGAAATGGCATTAAAACAAATACTATTCCTGTTATGTAAATCAAAGTTTCTCTCAGATGAAAAGTAACAAGTTAGAATGCTTaccagtagctgctgctgctgctgctgctgctaagtcgcttgtccgactctgtaagaccccatagacggcagcccaccaggctcccccgtccctggtattctccaggcaagaacactggagtgggttgccatttccttctccaatgcatgaaagtgaagagtgaaagtgaagtcgctcagtcgtgtccgactctcagcgaccccatggactgcagcctaccagtctcctccattcatgggattttccaggcaagagtacagtaCTCAGGGCCAATTGTCAGCATCAGgttaaaatttgataaattaatTATCTTTGATTAGAGGGGACCAGTTTATCCCTGTCATGTCTAATAATTAGCAACAGGGTTTTTGATTGCAGAGCCTCCACTGgtaataattatgaaaaatactAACTTAGGGACAGCACcaatttaaagacatttaaaagaaatcacTTGGGGATATTAGTGATACAATATTTAGGGCTACACGTTTTAGAATGATTTGAATCATAATTTCTTTGCAAGAAAGCTCTTTGCcctatgtgtgtatgtggtaGAAAGAGCACTGGATTAAGGGGCCAGCAAACATGTTTTAAATCTGGATCTGTTTCTTGCTtgatgtgaccttgagcaaaagCATAaatttctctgtgtttattttttcaaacgtAAGAGAGAGTGATACCACCTACTTACCAGGATGTTGTAAGaagcaaatgataaaatatatgtgaaattacTTTGGAAACTGTAAAATGCAATATAGATATATTATTATCCTTTCAACATATGAGAAACTGAGAGCCAAGGAGGGTGAAGtgtttttatattatgttttattctagcactttttttaaaagaagaaataaacagtgTTTACTATTTTAACAACTTATAAGTtgagtatttaattttataaatagtgACCTTGAAATgtgaaatagagaaaaaccaAAT
This genomic interval from Bos indicus x Bos taurus breed Angus x Brahman F1 hybrid chromosome X, Bos_hybrid_MaternalHap_v2.0, whole genome shotgun sequence contains the following:
- the HMGN5 gene encoding high mobility group nucleosome-binding domain-containing protein 5: MPKRKPAGQGDMKQEPKRRSARLSALPVPIIPDLKSKRTSTPRKMKTKNDMMGKNTDASAKTIAETKKEDVKDYNNETAENGGAKIIEAPVPEREIEEIKEEKIEDIKEEGEEK